A window of Ignavibacteriales bacterium genomic DNA:
CGAATAAATCTGCCAACACTTGTAATTCGTGGATCATCTTTTTGTGACCAGACAGACCAGTATCTCTTTCGGCATCTTTTTCATCGAACGATTTCAGAATCCGGAAAACTTTTCCGTTCTGCCCAATTCTTTCCTGCTTAAAAAATATACTTCCTTCGCTGTCTATTTTTATTGCGATAGCAGAAAGTAAACAAATTGGAAAAGTTATAATCAAAATCAGTAATGAAGCAATTATATCAATAAGCCTCTTAAGTCTTTTTCCCACTCCGGCATTAGCTCCGGCATAATGTCTATCAACGGCATACCATAAAGCTGAGAACTTCTCGCCTGCCCGCTAAGGATTTCAAGATCAGGAACTATTTTCAGACCCACCCCTTTATTTTCACTTAGCGAAATTACTTCCACAAGTAAATCGGATTTTCTTTATCGAGCGCAATTATCACTTCTTTAATATTTTCTCATCAATAAATTTAGGAAGATCAGCTGTCGCCTGATTACAGGAATATTCCGAAACTCCTTTTCAATGTTTTCATCAGAACAGCATAAGCAACAACATCAAGTCCTAAGGCTTTGTGTTCAATAATCTGATTATGAACTTCAAAAGCTCTATCATTAAAACCAACTATCAAAGTAGTTTTCTACCAAAACATGAATGATTAATCTTCTTTGAAATGCACGAATTAAAAGTCTGCCAGCTCCGACGAAGAAAGAAATAATCCCTAATAAATAAAAATTAATATTCTGGAAGAACTCGCAACATTGTGTGAATAATCATCAATAAAAATGAGGAAGAACAAAACAAAAATTCCTACAAAAGAAGCTTTGAAGAGAGTGGACAATTCATCAAATCTTGAAGAAGCAAACCATGTGCGGTACATACCGACAAAAGTGAAAATCAAAAGCCAGTAAAAATAAACCACAAACATCGGCAGGAAAAATTCCGGCATAGTAAGTAAATCGAACCACCCGGACTGAACACGAAAATAAAAAAAGACATACCACGCAAGATTTATGGAAAGAAAATCTATGAGAAGGATCAATATTTTTTCGAAGGATTTGGACATCATCATTTTATGATCTCGGAGTAGGCTCCCAAATTGATTTATGAGCCTTTATCACATATTTATAAAGCCCAACTACGAGTGCCACATTTGTAATAAGGAAATAATATGTCATCGAAAAAAGCGTGATCTTCAAGTTCACTTTGTTTAGTATAAATCCTATCACCGCGAAAAGTAAAACAATAATTGCATAAAAAGTAAAATCTTAAAAATTGATGCGGATTGCAAGAGAAATATATTCAATATGAAAAGAAGAATAAATAATATTGGAGAAAACCACCTGATAATTTTGTGAGACCAAAGCCCGTAGCTTACTAAAATCCTTGAAGAAA
This region includes:
- a CDS encoding sugar transferase, whose protein sequence is MIITFPICLLSAIAIKIDSEGSIFFKQERIGQNGKVFRILKSFDEKDAERDTGLSGHKKMIHELQVLADLFAKFALMKYHRCSMFSKVK